In Porphyromonas cangingivalis, a genomic segment contains:
- a CDS encoding TonB-dependent receptor → MRKKIFTLCLLALPSLSYAMKHGIDSVHNLSQVDVVADMLRKKVKTNNLARMDVPLSMLPMTINSIDMKDLAKRGLYQPMDALRFATGAGFRKTYGAFLRLNVRGFEDSPVIVDGMRDERTTFNSYPLSDLSDVESLEILKGPASVLQDHSAVGGVLNITRRRATRNTNVNVLLDYNTFEQMRVVASAGGYLGDGWSILSGISHSRGEGWRSKRDQNFKLYTTVSKVWHNNELDFRLSYHNDFYGTEAGLPAVFNTPVYDAKTDAIHLHPGQIQPGIRKEARYNNESDAMYNRNLNFAANWTSQLTPWLKLREQFSFNDDDIDYFSTETLSYPTDDKLKENGEAPFPHYYLYKKEGNSTEIRRYVDLSRVQLTDPLRFRHLAKTIQNQISLEAKLHTGDFKHNLNLGYAVSYMRRTSFTGYNFRGSEGIQDITGPGLFSHISAYDPKSAGPMETRFSKANPGNVFSNGIYIQDVIEFSPMLQAMAALRYDRYRYERADRLDSNDGGTRYNKPQKYHLALSQALTYRLGLVFTPIEEVNLYASLANFYKPFMTIYNPKIIYVNKKGQTFIPTPDKEIFAPMRGHQIELGTRVQLASWLEMTASAYYINQNNVLQKLGDVEEIENGKTIKKTVNGQVGNIYTQGLEVDLKASPIEGLLLAGGYSYTDARIGHIAKNKYSDQNKVEGNRLRFIPAHKFYSFGGYTISEGLLKGLEGHYSLNYNGERFRDLENTILYEGFWQFDLGVSYKIMRGLTIGLDVYNVLNTETYQESLGNQLFPSEPRSFRASLSYTL, encoded by the coding sequence ATGAGAAAGAAAATCTTTACACTCTGTCTGCTGGCTCTTCCATCGTTATCATACGCCATGAAGCACGGTATCGATAGTGTACACAACCTCAGCCAAGTCGATGTTGTGGCTGATATGTTGAGAAAGAAAGTCAAGACCAACAACCTTGCACGTATGGATGTCCCTTTGTCGATGCTCCCGATGACCATCAATAGCATTGATATGAAGGACTTGGCCAAGCGTGGTCTCTATCAGCCCATGGACGCTCTTCGTTTTGCCACGGGAGCGGGCTTCCGAAAGACCTACGGTGCCTTCTTACGCCTCAACGTACGTGGTTTTGAGGACTCACCTGTGATCGTGGATGGTATGCGGGATGAACGTACGACATTCAACTCTTATCCGCTCTCTGACCTCAGTGATGTCGAAAGCCTTGAAATCCTCAAGGGGCCGGCTTCCGTACTCCAAGATCACTCTGCCGTGGGAGGTGTACTCAACATCACTCGTCGCAGAGCCACTCGTAACACAAACGTCAATGTCCTCCTGGACTACAACACCTTCGAGCAAATGCGAGTAGTGGCTTCTGCCGGGGGATATCTCGGTGATGGCTGGAGCATACTCTCGGGCATATCACACAGCCGAGGTGAAGGATGGCGTAGTAAGCGCGACCAAAACTTCAAGCTCTACACGACCGTAAGCAAGGTATGGCACAACAACGAACTAGACTTCCGATTGAGCTATCACAATGACTTCTACGGCACAGAAGCAGGCCTTCCGGCAGTCTTCAATACACCGGTGTATGATGCGAAGACAGATGCCATCCACCTACACCCCGGGCAAATACAACCCGGTATCCGGAAAGAAGCTCGTTACAACAACGAGAGCGATGCTATGTACAACCGTAACTTGAACTTCGCAGCCAACTGGACAAGCCAGCTCACTCCCTGGCTCAAACTCCGTGAACAGTTCTCATTCAACGACGATGACATCGACTACTTTAGCACAGAGACTCTGAGCTATCCGACAGACGACAAATTGAAGGAAAACGGCGAAGCTCCCTTTCCTCACTACTACCTCTACAAGAAGGAAGGAAACAGTACTGAAATACGCAGATATGTAGACCTCTCTCGTGTCCAGCTGACTGATCCGCTCCGTTTCAGACACTTGGCAAAGACAATCCAAAACCAGATCAGCCTCGAAGCAAAGCTACATACAGGAGACTTCAAGCACAACCTAAATCTCGGCTACGCTGTCAGCTATATGCGTCGCACATCATTTACGGGATACAACTTCCGTGGTAGCGAGGGCATACAAGATATCACCGGTCCGGGGCTCTTCTCACATATCTCGGCCTACGACCCCAAGAGTGCAGGCCCCATGGAGACTCGCTTCAGCAAGGCAAATCCGGGCAATGTATTCAGCAACGGTATCTACATTCAAGATGTCATTGAGTTTTCACCCATGCTCCAAGCCATGGCAGCCCTACGTTACGACCGTTATCGCTATGAACGTGCAGACAGATTGGATTCGAACGATGGTGGCACCCGGTACAACAAGCCCCAAAAGTACCACCTCGCTCTATCCCAGGCCTTGACCTATCGTCTTGGATTGGTATTCACACCGATCGAAGAAGTGAATCTGTATGCATCACTTGCAAACTTCTACAAGCCATTCATGACGATCTACAACCCCAAAATCATCTATGTGAACAAGAAGGGTCAGACCTTCATTCCTACTCCGGACAAGGAGATCTTCGCCCCCATGCGCGGTCATCAGATCGAACTCGGGACACGAGTACAACTTGCATCTTGGTTAGAAATGACAGCTTCGGCTTACTACATCAACCAAAACAATGTCCTCCAAAAACTCGGAGATGTAGAGGAGATCGAAAATGGTAAGACGATCAAGAAGACAGTGAACGGACAAGTAGGCAACATATACACCCAGGGCTTGGAAGTCGACCTGAAGGCATCTCCTATCGAGGGGCTACTCCTCGCAGGTGGATATAGCTATACAGATGCACGGATCGGACACATTGCAAAGAATAAATATTCAGATCAGAATAAGGTCGAAGGCAACCGCCTCCGTTTTATCCCGGCACACAAGTTCTACTCTTTCGGTGGATATACCATATCCGAAGGGCTCCTCAAGGGGCTCGAAGGGCACTACTCCTTGAACTACAACGGAGAGCGTTTCCGTGATCTGGAAAACACCATTTTGTACGAAGGCTTTTGGCAGTTTGACCTCGGTGTATCTTATAAGATCATGAGAGGCCTCACCATCGGTCTTGATGTCTACAACGTACTCAACACAGAGACTTATCAAGAATCTTTGGGCAATCAGCTCTTCCCTTCGGAGCCACGTAGCTTCCGTGCTAGCCTCAGCTACACGCTCTAA
- the pepT gene encoding peptidase T produces the protein MESNRTHPIVDRFLRYISIDTKSDETSETVPSTSIQFNLAKELFQELTEMGLKDISLDEKCYLMATLPANTDESRPTIGFIAHLDTAPDMDGAKDPKIVDYKGGDITLCEKDNIVLSSALFPELEQYRGQEIIVTNGHTLLGADDKAGVASIMQAIKYLVDHPEIKHGTIKVGFTPDEEIGRGADFFDVEKFGADFAYTIDGGQIGELEFENFNAAGAKVFFKGRNVHPGYAKDKMVNAMILAMEYNSFLPAARPENTEGYEGFYHLVNMSGTVEEAQLTYILRDHDREAFELKKRSIQATVERLNELYGAGTVTVDIKDQYYNMREIVEPKMYIVDHAAKAMQSVGVTPDIKPIRGGTDGSRLSFMGLPCPNVFAGGHNFHGRYEYLPIPSLVKAMEVILAIATLPVEKN, from the coding sequence ATGGAATCCAATAGAACACACCCCATAGTCGATAGGTTTCTCAGATACATCAGCATTGACACAAAGTCTGACGAAACGTCCGAGACAGTCCCAAGCACATCGATACAGTTTAATCTCGCAAAAGAACTCTTTCAGGAGCTCACAGAGATGGGGCTTAAAGATATCTCTTTGGATGAGAAATGTTATCTGATGGCTACCCTTCCTGCAAATACAGACGAGTCAAGACCTACCATCGGATTTATAGCTCACTTGGACACAGCTCCGGATATGGACGGAGCCAAGGATCCCAAGATTGTAGATTACAAGGGTGGAGACATCACGCTCTGTGAAAAAGATAACATCGTGCTATCCTCAGCATTGTTCCCTGAGCTCGAGCAGTACAGGGGACAAGAGATCATTGTGACCAATGGGCATACTCTCCTTGGAGCTGATGACAAAGCCGGAGTTGCTTCGATCATGCAAGCAATAAAATATCTAGTCGATCATCCCGAGATCAAGCACGGTACGATCAAGGTGGGATTCACACCCGACGAAGAAATCGGCAGAGGAGCTGACTTTTTTGATGTGGAGAAGTTCGGAGCTGATTTTGCTTATACTATTGATGGGGGACAGATCGGAGAATTGGAGTTTGAGAACTTTAATGCAGCAGGAGCCAAGGTCTTCTTCAAAGGTCGCAATGTGCATCCCGGTTACGCTAAGGACAAGATGGTCAATGCCATGATTTTGGCGATGGAGTACAATAGTTTCCTCCCTGCCGCAAGGCCTGAGAATACAGAGGGGTACGAAGGCTTTTATCACCTCGTCAATATGTCCGGGACAGTCGAAGAGGCCCAACTTACGTATATCCTCAGAGATCATGACAGAGAAGCGTTCGAACTCAAAAAGAGGTCCATCCAAGCCACGGTAGAGCGTCTCAACGAGCTCTATGGTGCAGGTACTGTCACTGTCGACATCAAGGATCAGTATTACAACATGAGAGAGATAGTCGAACCAAAGATGTACATCGTCGATCATGCAGCCAAGGCCATGCAGTCTGTGGGGGTCACTCCGGATATCAAGCCCATACGTGGTGGTACAGATGGCTCTCGCCTTTCGTTCATGGGACTACCCTGCCCTAATGTCTTTGCAGGCGGTCACAACTTCCACGGTCGTTATGAGTATCTTCCGATTCCGTCTCTTGTCAAGGCTATGGAAGTAATACTTGCGATTGCAACCCTTCCCGTAGAAAAGAATTAA
- the gcvT gene encoding glycine cleavage system aminomethyltransferase GcvT, with translation MKSTPFTSIHEKLGARMAPFAGYNMPIEYSGIINEHNNVIENVGVFDVSHMGAIYVKGEKALEYLQAVCSNDISKVSLGKAQYNYMPNDKGGIVDDFILYHFDGEYMLAVNAANIEKDFEWMLKHKIDGVEIENRSERISILAIQGPKAKATIQKLTDVNLDEIPFYAYAIGKVAGIDAIISNTGYTGAGGFELYFVDLKDPQMVWDSLFKAGEEHGILPTGLGARDTLRLEMGYCLYGNDIDETTNPLEAGLGWVTKLIDGKPIPSRALLEQTKAEGLKRRLVGFELLDKGVARHGYEITDEAGEVIGVVTSGTMSPYLKKSIGLGYVPKDFAGEDTKIGIKVRNKVLSAKVIKLPFRK, from the coding sequence ATGAAATCTACTCCATTTACCTCGATTCATGAGAAGTTAGGAGCACGTATGGCACCTTTTGCCGGTTACAATATGCCTATCGAATACTCTGGTATCATCAATGAGCATAACAATGTCATCGAGAACGTCGGCGTCTTTGATGTATCGCACATGGGTGCCATCTACGTTAAGGGCGAAAAAGCTCTCGAATACCTACAAGCCGTTTGTAGCAATGATATCTCAAAGGTCTCTCTCGGTAAGGCGCAATACAACTATATGCCAAACGACAAAGGTGGTATTGTCGATGACTTCATCCTTTATCACTTCGATGGAGAATATATGCTCGCTGTCAATGCTGCAAACATAGAAAAAGACTTCGAGTGGATGCTCAAGCACAAGATCGACGGAGTAGAAATTGAAAACAGATCAGAGAGGATCTCCATCCTTGCGATTCAAGGCCCCAAGGCGAAAGCTACGATCCAAAAGCTCACAGATGTCAATCTTGACGAAATCCCATTCTACGCTTATGCCATCGGCAAGGTAGCCGGTATCGATGCCATCATCTCAAACACAGGTTATACCGGAGCCGGTGGTTTCGAGCTATACTTTGTGGATCTCAAAGATCCTCAAATGGTATGGGACTCACTGTTCAAAGCTGGTGAGGAGCACGGTATCCTCCCTACAGGGCTTGGTGCAAGAGACACACTCCGTCTTGAGATGGGATACTGCTTGTACGGTAACGATATCGATGAGACTACCAATCCCCTCGAAGCAGGATTGGGTTGGGTCACAAAACTTATCGATGGTAAGCCTATCCCCAGTCGCGCACTCCTCGAACAAACAAAGGCTGAAGGTCTCAAGCGCAGGTTGGTAGGTTTTGAACTCCTTGACAAAGGGGTTGCACGCCACGGTTACGAGATCACAGACGAAGCTGGAGAAGTCATTGGCGTAGTCACGTCAGGTACCATGTCTCCATACCTTAAGAAGAGCATCGGCCTTGGCTATGTTCCTAAAGACTTCGCAGGCGAAGACACTAAGATCGGCATCAAGGTACGTAACAAAGTACTTTCTGCAAAGGTGATCAAGTTGCCATTCCGCAAGTAA
- a CDS encoding DUF4827 family protein, producing the protein MIKRENKEVSEFMSKNSMRVVEDFPEGLITPENVFVKVLEGVYIRVINPGNNTKPISGKTRVSARFLVKSISDRRKFEADIISPQSGGTHPLRFIYRENREHLTPDPQASENEATNNRFLCGAMLQSLKYLGDGAVIQMITTFREGPSFAAEEGIPMYFERLQYQFIK; encoded by the coding sequence ATGATAAAGAGAGAGAATAAGGAGGTATCTGAGTTCATGAGCAAGAACAGCATGAGAGTAGTAGAGGACTTTCCAGAAGGATTGATAACTCCTGAGAACGTCTTTGTGAAAGTGCTGGAAGGCGTATACATAAGAGTCATCAACCCCGGGAACAATACAAAACCGATATCAGGGAAGACTCGTGTTTCGGCAAGATTTTTGGTAAAGAGCATCTCCGATCGTCGTAAGTTTGAGGCTGACATCATTTCACCTCAATCAGGAGGTACCCACCCTCTCAGATTTATCTACCGAGAAAATAGAGAGCATCTGACACCGGATCCTCAGGCTTCTGAAAATGAAGCAACGAACAACCGCTTCCTTTGCGGCGCTATGTTGCAGAGTCTGAAGTACCTCGGAGATGGTGCAGTCATCCAGATGATAACCACATTCAGAGAAGGACCTTCATTCGCTGCGGAGGAAGGGATTCCTATGTATTTTGAGCGCCTTCAATACCAATTTATAAAATAA
- the pyrI gene encoding aspartate carbamoyltransferase regulatory subunit, whose product MSKVEKGALQVPAICNGSVIDHIPVEKLMKVVRLLGMDRLNLPITIGQNFASQKLGRKGIIKVEDKHFTQAEVNKLALVAPRIVINVIKNYKVVEKIHAVLPNEIVGIVQCSNPKCISNNEPMQSAFSVIDREHGILHCKYCNRKIEREEVIIPFHE is encoded by the coding sequence ATGTCTAAGGTAGAAAAAGGTGCACTACAAGTCCCCGCCATTTGCAACGGATCGGTGATAGATCACATCCCTGTCGAAAAGTTGATGAAAGTCGTCCGGCTACTCGGGATGGACAGACTCAACCTCCCGATCACCATCGGACAAAACTTTGCAAGCCAAAAGTTGGGGCGAAAAGGAATCATCAAAGTCGAGGACAAGCATTTCACCCAAGCTGAAGTAAACAAGCTTGCTTTGGTGGCACCTCGCATTGTGATCAATGTCATCAAGAACTATAAGGTGGTGGAGAAGATCCATGCTGTACTCCCTAATGAGATTGTGGGTATAGTACAGTGCAGCAACCCCAAATGTATCTCTAACAATGAGCCCATGCAAAGTGCATTCTCGGTCATAGACAGAGAGCATGGCATACTCCATTGTAAGTATTGCAACAGAAAGATCGAACGCGAAGAGGTTATCATCCCTTTTCATGAGTAA
- the glmM gene encoding phosphoglucosamine mutase yields MSLISSISGIRGTIGGEIHSGLNPINISEFTSAFASYIRQTSPTKSNKIVVGRDARISGEIVKGIVINTLRAMGMDVVDLDYATTPTTEMAVTYEGADGGIIITASHNPKQWNALKLLNHRGEFLDSEAGETILSLSQSRAFQYAGVDHLGKIEHKDFTKKHIDAILALPEVDVEAIRRCNFSVIVDCINSVGSIIVPDLLKALGVRDIHLIHDDLSGNFAHNPEPLPEHLTDLSEKVVTLGSHVGFSVDPDVDRLAIVCEDGSMFGEENTLVCIADYLLEHHQSGAATTVSNLSSSRALRDVTLRHGGQYFAAAVGEVNVVRKMKDVGALIGGEGNGGIIFPALHYGRDALVGIALYLTIMARRMKTPTQLLASLPKYAMAKKKVELNPAINVDQILSKIERLYADSESDISISTIDGVKIDFQTKWVHLRKSNTEPIIRIYSEAPTLAEADEIADEIIQKIMAESNIK; encoded by the coding sequence ATGAGTTTGATTAGTTCGATCTCCGGGATAAGGGGAACTATCGGTGGGGAGATTCACTCCGGCCTTAACCCCATCAATATATCAGAATTTACTTCAGCCTTCGCGTCTTATATACGTCAGACATCCCCCACAAAAAGCAATAAGATTGTCGTCGGTAGGGACGCTCGTATTTCAGGAGAGATAGTCAAAGGTATTGTCATCAATACGCTTAGGGCTATGGGGATGGATGTCGTAGATTTAGATTATGCGACAACGCCTACGACAGAGATGGCAGTAACGTATGAAGGCGCAGATGGGGGTATCATCATCACCGCGAGCCATAACCCCAAACAGTGGAATGCCCTAAAGCTGCTCAACCACAGAGGTGAGTTTTTGGACAGCGAGGCTGGAGAAACGATTCTATCATTGAGCCAATCACGGGCATTCCAATATGCCGGCGTGGATCATCTCGGAAAAATTGAGCACAAAGACTTTACCAAGAAACATATCGACGCCATACTCGCACTACCTGAGGTCGATGTCGAAGCCATCCGGAGGTGCAACTTCTCAGTTATAGTTGACTGTATCAACTCAGTAGGATCGATCATCGTACCGGATCTACTGAAGGCTCTAGGGGTTCGGGACATACACCTTATCCACGATGATCTTAGTGGCAACTTTGCTCATAACCCCGAGCCACTACCCGAGCACCTCACGGATCTTTCTGAAAAAGTTGTGACCCTCGGTTCCCATGTCGGATTTTCCGTCGATCCAGACGTCGATCGTCTTGCTATCGTTTGCGAAGATGGTTCTATGTTTGGGGAAGAAAATACCCTTGTATGTATTGCTGACTATCTTCTTGAGCATCATCAGTCAGGAGCAGCGACTACGGTGTCAAATCTTAGTTCTTCTCGAGCCCTTAGAGATGTCACCTTGAGACATGGGGGACAGTACTTTGCTGCAGCAGTAGGAGAAGTAAATGTAGTACGTAAGATGAAAGATGTCGGTGCTCTCATCGGTGGCGAAGGTAATGGAGGAATTATCTTTCCAGCTCTACACTATGGGCGAGATGCCTTGGTCGGGATTGCACTATACCTCACCATCATGGCTCGTAGGATGAAGACACCTACACAACTGCTGGCATCGCTACCCAAGTATGCAATGGCAAAGAAAAAGGTCGAACTCAATCCGGCTATAAATGTCGATCAGATACTCTCAAAGATAGAGAGACTCTACGCTGACAGTGAATCTGACATCAGCATCTCGACGATAGATGGCGTCAAGATAGACTTTCAGACCAAGTGGGTGCATCTAAGAAAGAGCAACACAGAGCCCATCATTAGGATTTACTCGGAAGCTCCGACCCTCGCAGAAGCGGATGAGATTGCAGATGAGATAATCCAAAAGATAATGGCTGAGTCTAACATCAAGTAA
- a CDS encoding TPM domain-containing protein: MYKCRLLFLLLVCVHFAHYGSAQGFTPKQIPNVQLSDSTQYVSDPTNLLSVTDKVAINDSIASIRHRWGVQVAVVIVPEVQDDDPERFAHELFQLWGIGQKEEDNGLLLLYVYKEPGRAIRFEVGYGLEGILTDALTSQISRRRMVPLLKDGKQGEGILEGVKAVREALDGSYSGTQTSEIEEEILLIFNILKWTCYFSVIMSILAILRMIYIYPKMTYLKQYVITKDGVSPSMGCLFALFPLAVLFMIPFYRWRKRISLAHLKDCPQCKTQGSVTIGRAYADSHHLTPAQQTETRIHSKEYFSAQCSVCDYQEIAGSDNESSPYYVCPKCSTKAWIEGTPRRLSSGDTLTEWACVHCHYQKVIRSTPSRGSYGGGSFGGGSFGGGGSWGGGASGGGGSTVRF, encoded by the coding sequence ATGTACAAGTGTAGGTTGCTATTTTTACTACTCGTATGTGTACACTTTGCACACTACGGATCGGCTCAAGGCTTCACCCCGAAACAGATCCCCAATGTTCAACTCAGTGACTCAACACAGTATGTGTCTGACCCCACCAACTTGCTCTCTGTGACCGACAAGGTCGCCATCAATGATTCTATAGCTTCCATTCGTCATCGTTGGGGTGTTCAGGTGGCTGTCGTCATCGTGCCTGAGGTTCAGGATGATGATCCTGAAAGATTTGCCCACGAGCTCTTTCAGCTCTGGGGCATAGGTCAAAAGGAGGAGGACAACGGTCTCCTCCTGCTGTACGTATACAAAGAGCCGGGCAGAGCCATTCGTTTTGAAGTCGGATATGGACTTGAGGGAATCCTCACGGATGCCTTGACCTCACAGATCTCCCGACGAAGGATGGTACCCCTACTCAAGGATGGCAAGCAAGGCGAAGGAATTCTTGAGGGTGTCAAAGCTGTACGTGAAGCCCTTGACGGCTCCTACTCCGGTACTCAGACATCCGAAATAGAAGAAGAAATCCTACTTATATTCAACATCCTCAAGTGGACATGCTATTTTTCTGTGATAATGAGCATACTCGCCATCCTCAGGATGATATATATCTATCCCAAAATGACATACCTGAAGCAATATGTCATTACTAAGGACGGAGTGAGCCCAAGTATGGGTTGTCTATTCGCACTATTTCCACTGGCAGTCTTATTCATGATCCCCTTTTATCGCTGGAGAAAACGTATCTCCTTAGCTCACCTCAAAGACTGTCCCCAATGTAAAACCCAAGGGTCGGTCACTATAGGTCGGGCTTATGCAGACAGCCATCACCTGACACCGGCACAGCAGACAGAGACGAGAATACACAGCAAGGAGTATTTCTCTGCCCAGTGTTCGGTATGTGACTACCAAGAGATTGCAGGTAGCGACAATGAATCCTCGCCTTACTATGTATGTCCAAAATGCTCTACCAAGGCATGGATTGAGGGGACACCACGTCGTCTCTCATCGGGAGACACCCTGACCGAGTGGGCGTGTGTACATTGTCACTACCAAAAAGTTATTCGCTCAACCCCATCTCGTGGATCGTACGGAGGAGGATCATTCGGAGGAGGATCATTCGGAGGAGGAGGGTCGTGGGGTGGCGGAGCCTCGGGAGGAGGCGGATCGACAGTGAGATTCTGA
- the pyrB gene encoding aspartate carbamoyltransferase, which translates to MNIKSLYSIEQLSSDEIINILDRAEYFEQNPNCDFLQGKVAATLFFEPSTRTRLSFETAVNRLRGRVIGFTDAKTTSSAKGESLKDTILMVANYADVIIMRHYLEGAARYASEVTDVPIINAGDGANQHPSQTMLDLYSIRKTQGTLKDLNVTMVGDLKYGRTVHSLIEGMSHFSPTFHFVAPQALALPREYVEYCEGKGIPHTFSNELSREVIERSDIIYMTRVQRERFTDDEDYETIKNSFILSADMLDVAKPNLKILHPLPRVNEITYDVDDTPHAYYFTQALNGLYVREALICRALGIDVPAKKK; encoded by the coding sequence ATGAATATCAAGAGCCTTTATTCGATAGAACAGCTCTCTTCAGATGAGATCATCAACATCTTGGACAGAGCTGAGTACTTCGAGCAAAATCCCAACTGTGACTTCCTTCAAGGTAAAGTCGCCGCAACGCTTTTTTTCGAGCCTTCCACCAGAACACGTTTGAGCTTTGAGACCGCCGTAAATCGGCTCAGAGGACGAGTGATAGGGTTTACTGATGCCAAGACTACGAGTTCGGCAAAGGGGGAGAGTCTCAAAGACACCATCCTCATGGTGGCCAACTATGCTGATGTTATCATCATGAGACACTATCTCGAAGGCGCAGCTCGCTATGCCTCTGAAGTGACCGATGTACCGATCATCAATGCTGGAGATGGTGCAAACCAGCACCCATCCCAGACGATGCTTGACCTCTATTCGATACGCAAGACACAAGGCACTCTGAAAGACCTCAACGTAACCATGGTAGGAGATCTCAAGTATGGTCGCACAGTGCACTCACTGATCGAAGGGATGAGCCACTTCTCTCCGACTTTTCACTTTGTAGCCCCACAGGCTTTGGCTCTACCGAGAGAGTATGTGGAGTACTGCGAGGGCAAAGGTATACCCCATACGTTCTCAAACGAACTCTCTCGAGAAGTGATCGAACGAAGTGACATCATCTATATGACGCGAGTTCAAAGGGAGAGATTCACCGACGATGAGGACTATGAAACGATCAAAAACTCGTTCATTCTCAGCGCAGATATGCTCGATGTGGCGAAACCCAACCTGAAAATACTCCACCCCCTACCCAGGGTCAATGAGATCACTTATGATGTGGATGACACACCACATGCATACTATTTCACTCAGGCTCTCAACGGTCTCTATGTACGTGAAGCTCTCATTTGTAGAGCTTTGGGCATCGATGTCCCTGCGAAAAAGAAGTAA
- a CDS encoding LemA family protein, producing MKTKSRLLSFIIILVVAVGLISYGINSYNGLVVQEENVENAWGNVQTQYQKRMDLIPNLVNTTKGYAAHEKETLEGVINARSKATQVTIDPTNLTPEAMKQYSAAQGEVSQALSRLLVTVERYPDLKANQNFLALQNQLETIEDQISVERKTFNERVTEFNKYMRVFPRVMVARIFGFSEKVYFEAEAGSEKAPRVEF from the coding sequence ATGAAAACAAAGTCAAGACTATTATCCTTTATCATCATCCTCGTCGTCGCTGTGGGGCTTATATCTTATGGCATCAACAGCTATAACGGCCTCGTGGTACAAGAAGAAAATGTAGAAAATGCTTGGGGAAATGTCCAAACCCAATACCAAAAACGTATGGACCTCATCCCTAACCTTGTCAATACCACCAAAGGCTATGCTGCACACGAAAAAGAGACACTCGAAGGCGTCATCAATGCTCGCAGCAAAGCGACTCAGGTAACCATAGATCCGACCAACCTTACCCCCGAAGCGATGAAACAATACTCTGCTGCTCAAGGGGAAGTATCGCAGGCTCTCAGCCGTCTCCTTGTCACTGTCGAAAGATATCCGGATCTCAAAGCGAACCAAAACTTCTTGGCTCTGCAAAATCAGCTTGAGACAATCGAGGATCAGATCAGTGTCGAGCGTAAGACATTCAACGAAAGAGTAACTGAGTTCAATAAGTACATGAGGGTATTCCCACGTGTGATGGTCGCTCGCATCTTCGGTTTTTCAGAAAAGGTTTATTTCGAGGCCGAAGCCGGCAGTGAAAAAGCACCAAGAGTGGAATTTTGA